The segment TGTTATGAATAAGCGATACAGGCCAAGAGCAACGTGATGACAATATAGAAATGAAAGGATGTAATTATTTTCACAACAACTAATAACAAGTGAAGTTGTCCGAATGAACTCTGTTACTTTCTGATAAATAAATCAACGAATCATTTGTTACTACTAAAGAGAAATGCATAGATTTTGCTGATGCAATTCAGGATCATACTTACACCTTCCCCGTCAATTCCAGCAATAGACCGAAGCCATGGGGGACGCGGAGATGGCAGTGTTTGGAAAGGCGGCGCCTTTTTTACGGAAGACTGATAAAGAAAGGGTTGAAGCTCAGAGCCGACCTTTCGATGCCAAAACTTGCTGTTATGCCCCCGATCCTAAAGAACTGTTCGCGAAGGCAATCATCAAGAGTAGGGAGGGCGGCAAAGCCACCGTGGAGTTCTTGGAAGACAAGAGGGTTCGTTGAACAGTTAAACATAATACTGTATTCTGTAACCTCTGCAGCGTACGCCGTTGACACATTTCATTACATTTGCCTGGTGATTATTTTCAGACCGCTACTGTTAAAGACGATGAGGTCCTGCAGATGAATCCTCCAAAATACGATAAAGTAGAGGACATGGTCATGATGACCCATCTGAACGAAGCAACCGTGTTGTTTAACCTCAAAGAGCGTTATGCAGCCTGGATGATCTACGTAAGTGCAGTTGTTTGTTCTTGCAAAATGACCATACTGCAATACCTGATAAATGCTAATTATATTCTCCCACCTTAGACCTACTCTGGGTTGTTCTGTGTCACTGTGAACCCCTACAAGTGGTTGCCAGTGTATGACCCGCACGTTGTGTCGGGGTACAGGGGCAAGAAGCGTCAAGAGGCTCCTCCTCACATCTTCTCCATCTCTGACAACGCGTATCAAGCCATGCAAACTGGTAGGTGGCCAGATTTGATCATAATAGATTTTATTTTCTGCTTAGAGCCGAATTACTACCGAGTTGTAGCAAAGAACATGGAACAAACGTATGCAGATAACAAACAATAATTCCGACATCTGTactcttgccttcatcggtcggggcttGAGTGGAGAGTCACGATGTCAttgttgcaactttataggactttggttacgcTGCGTTTGGGGTACTGTGCGCAAgtctgatcgccccattacaggaagggtgtgggtaTAGAAGAGGTACAGcagaatgctgcatggattagagggtataaAACGTAAGGACAAGTTAGgcaaacttggatagttttctctggagcgttgtcGGTCGAGGAAAGACTTAATATAAATATATTAATCTAGAAGGGCAcagatagggtcgacagtcagagCCTGTGCCCCACGGTGGACAGAGAAAGGGCATCGTTTGAAGGAGATGAGCGGCCAAGTATCCCCtgatgatggtggtggaggcaaagacAACATGGCATTGAGAGGTTTTCAGACAGACACATTGTTATGCAGGGATGGGAATGATGTCGATCccttgcaggcaaaggagattagtttatcatcatatcatcatcatatatatacagccggaaacaggccttttcggcccaccaagtccgtgccgcccagtgatccccgtacattaacactatcctacacccactagggacaatttttacatttacccagccaattaatgccTGAAAGACCTGTTCCTCTGTAGTACTGTTCAAAGTTCTACTTGTGGTCTTTGTGTCTCCCAACAAACCCGCGCCTTTCTGTGATTTTAACTCTGGATACTGATGTTGTTTTCTTTTTCCAGATCGTGAAAACCAGTCCATCCTGATTACGTGAGTGTTACTGAGTTCAGAGCTTGCGATAGTGTGACTATTTTCTGATAGAGgtgtaattatttattttttgcatatcCATCACAATCGCTAATATCACCAGGTACATATTTTCTGTTGAAACGCTCTTCTTCAATCCAAAAACCTCTCTATTCATATCGAGTCATTTTTTAGTTTTGTGCTCACAACCTTCCCTCAAGCGACACCTCAATAAGGTTTATAATTCTTCCCTGGCGTTGGCTCTTCGGCGATATCTTCTGTCCATGTAATCAGGAGACCTCTGCAATCATTCAACTATAGTCTCTTGTGCGGCGCTGATTTCACTTGACGTTGTTCTTATATAAAAACAGACGATAATTATGTGAAATAATTCCAAAAATTTGCTTCTTACGCGTGATCAGAGCTGAGTAGAGTTTCTATAACATTAGGTTACATGATCTCTCTTTTCACAGTCTCGTCGACCTCCCCCTCCAAACCCCTCAGTATTTCTTCTTTATGGCGATCTGAGCCAAGCTTTTTTAGAATTGCAGATCACTCGAATCTTTATTCCTCCAATCTGCCGCGCTGTTAGTTTGGTAATTATTCTTCACGTTCTTCACCCAGCGGAGAATCCGGTGCCGGGAAGACTGTGAACACGAAACGTGTCATCCAGTACTTCGCTTCGGTTGCAGCGGTAGTCGACCCCAAGAAGAAGGAAGCTCAAACTTCTGGGAAGATAAAGGTGAGACAGAGCTGGTATCATTCACAATCTGATACCGTCCTGCAATTTACTTCTAAATTAATTTTGTCAATGAGTCAATTCTAGATTTTAATATCAAAAGTATTTTTGCAGGGGTCACTGGAGGATCAAATCATCCAGGCTAACCCACTGTTGGAAGCTTTCGGTAATGCCAAGACTATGAGAAATGACAATTCATCTCGTTTCGTAAGTTTCCTGAGCAGTTTCATTCCCCTCTTGTGTGTGAGCATTGATTAACAGAGTAGAGTCGATTAAAACATTTCACGCAACTAAATTGGTTTCTGAAATGCTTGTTCTTTATGTTACAAGGGTAAATTCATCAGGATTCACTTCGGTACCACTGGTAAACTGGCTTCTGCTGACATTGAAACCTGTAAGTGCAGTGGAACTTGATTTGTAAATATTGTTTGTAAATCAAATTGTTGACTGGTTTGACATGTTCTTTGTCAAATCTATATTTGCTCATCTCCCCAGATCTACTGGAAAAATCCAGAGTGACATTCCAGCTGAAAGCTGAAAGGAGTTACCACATTTTCTACCAGATGATGACCAATCACAAACCAGAAATCGTTGGTAAGATTCAAAGTGGTgaactgaaaattaaaatgaattgGGTTACACGTTGCCTTTCTTTAGTTGCTCACATGTCTTTCcacaaaacatttattttccagAGTCGTGTCTAATTACCACCAATCCTTATGATTATCCTTTCATCAGCCAGGGTGAGATTACAGTCAAGAGTATTGATGACACAGAAGAATTGATTGCAACTGATGTGAGTAGTTGCTCTACAAATTTGTTTGGAACTTCTTATTTTGACTAATACATCataatacatacaaatatattcaaGCCATCACAAACATTAATCTATATTGACACAAAAGATATTCATAACTGAATGAAGATGATTTGGCCTAATGAAAAATAGTGAAAATAATTACACTGGTTGACCCAGGCAGTGTTAATGTACACGCAAATAAGAAAGATAAACTACTGCCATTGCTGATCTTAAGGTAACACATGTTAGGCCAGATGCATTCCAGctttttggtttgggaacagcactgcccGTATCACAAGAAACTGCGAACAggtgtggatgtagcccaatccatcacaaagACCAGACACCCCACCATTGACTATATCTAAATTCATGGTGCTTTGGAAAAGAAcctacataatcaaagacttgtcccacctcattcatttgttcctctTCACACTCCCATTGGGCAGTAGataaagaagcttgaaagcacatgtcaccagactcaagaacagctccagcttcttcccctctgttattaggcgTCTGAattgtccttccataagttaggctactgtctgattcacctttacaccattgtggacattggactttgtctctggaactgatgcacaccaatgctgagaactatattctgcaatctgcacctttcctttgctctacctactgtacttgagtttgacttgattggaaAGATGTACATTATCTGATTTCATTGCaagacaaagattttcactgtaccttggttcgcatgacaatattaaacctacaCCTACAAAAAAAGACTCCTCAAAGGAGTTTTTGAAAGTGTCTACTAGATAACTAATGTGTTCAATGCATTCATATTCTTTTTTATTCTAACAATTTTGTTGCCCAGACTGCCATCGATATCCTTGGCTTCGTCACTGAAGAGAAGTGGGGAATCTACAAACTCACTGGCGCAGTGATGCACATGGGCAATATGAAATTCAAGCAAAAGCAGCGTGAAGAGCAAGCAGAACCTGACGGCACAGAAGGTAACAGTTCATTTCGCTTCTGCATTTATCATTATTTACAAATTCAAAATAATAAGGCCCTTCAGTATAATGTAATCAGTGCAAGAATATTTTGTAATGATTCCCCACCTCCCTGACAAATATCTAGAGTTAATGTTCGCCACCAGAAtgttgcactgttctgtgttcttttgCCACCCTTGGCCCATCACAAACCATCATATTATTCATTGGTAATTTAATGTCAGCTATTTGGTACAAaattgatatagaaacatagacatagaaaataggtgtaggagtaggccactcggcccttcgcgcctgcaccgccattcaatatgatcatggctgatcatccagctcagtaacctgtaccagccttctctccataccccctgacccctttagcaaaaagggccacatctaactccctcttaaatatagccaatgaactggcctcaactaccttctgtggcagagaattccacagactcaccactctgtgtgaagaaatgttttctcagtaTATTGCGAAGAAGATGTTAAACTGAGGTTGGATGAATCAGGCAAATGTCGTGCTGTGCACGGATAATGCCAGAAGTTCCACAAATAGGGAAAATTAAACTTCCTGGCAGTTACTGTGTGAAATTTCATGAGTGAATGCCTCAGAGAACAGATTGCTGGAATGCAGAAAACAGCCTGTGAAGGAATGGGCATAATGGCATTGCTTCCAGGGGAGCCAACAGGATTCAAAAGGTATTTTGGCTGCCCGTGTGTCTTAATGAGAGAAGATAACATACAAAAGGTTttttctccaaagaaaacaattcacTGCCCTTTTCAAATGTAATCAATTGCTTTTATCTTTTGTTAGATGCCGACAAAGTTGCCTACCTGACCGGCCTTAACTCAGCAGATTTGCTAAAGGCATTGTGCTATCCACGAGTAAAGGTTGGCAATGAATTTGTGACCAAAGGTCAGACTGTTCAGCAGGTACAGTTACCAAGACATTTCACAGacgtttaaaatactttatttagaGTGTTAACTTCAACTAAAACACATATTGTGTTATTTTAGGTCAACAACTCAGTTGGTGCTCTTTCCAAATCTGTTTTTGAGAAAATGTTCTTGTGGATGGTCGTCCGTATCAATCAACAACTGGACACAAAGCAGGCCAGACAGTATTTCATTGGTGTGCTGGATATCGCTGGTTTTGAAATTTTTGATGTAAGGTTCAGAATAATAAACATTAACAAAATCAAATATTTTAAATTGCCAACACTAAAGACGATACAGTAATAAGTGAATTAATGATAACACAAGAAATATCTTTATTTGTTCAGTACAACAGCTTGGAGCAGTTATGTATCAACTTCACCAATGAGAAACTGCAGCAGTTCTTCAACCATCACATGTTTGTTCTGGAACAAGAGGAATACAAGAAGGAAGGAATTGAATGGGAATTTATTGACTTTGGTATGGACTTGGCTGCTTGCATTGAGCTCATTGAGAAGGTAGGTAATATCATGGAGGACATGAATGAAAATAGAATATAAATATAGTtttaaattaatggaaaagactaaaaaaaataaacattggcATTCCCACAGCCCATGGGTATCTTCTCAATCCTCGAGGAGGAGTGCATGTTCCCCAAGGCCTCAGACACTTCATTCAAGAACAAGCTGTATGATCAGCACCTTGGAAAGTCAAACAACTTCCAGAAGCCCAAGCCTGTCAAAGGAAAGCCTGAAGCTCACTTCTCACTGCTCCATTATGCTGGCACTGTGGACTACAACATTACTGGCTGGCTGGATAAGAATAAGGATCCACTGAATGAAACTGTAATTGGGCTGTTCCAGAAGTCATCAGTGAAACTCTTGGGTACTCTCTACGTTGCAGCCCCTGAAGGTAAAGCTCTGCAATAAATGGCTGTTCGCAACTTTCTCGCCTTTAATAATATGATAAGAACAATCAAATTTGTTGCTTCTTTATCAACAGATAGTACCAAGAAAGCAGGCAAAAAGAAGGGCGGTTCATTCCAGACAGTGTCTGCTCTGTTTAGGGTAAGATTTTTTCTTGCACATTCATTTATCACATGTATTGAACAAGTTTTATGAATTGTGaattaatttgtaaattgttGACTGAATGCATCAAATTACTGTACAATTGCGTCTCTATTTTTAACCTCACAGGAAAACTTGGGCAAGCTGATGGCTAACCTGAGAACCACACATCCACATTTTGTGCGATGTCTCATCCCCAATGAGACAAAGACACCAGGCAAGTAGTAGTTCCATCTATCCAGTCAATGTGTTATAGAAAATAATTTTGTGTTCTAATTtattcttttaaatatttatcttGTAAACACCAGGTGTTATGGAAAATCACCTTGTCATACATCAGTTGAGGTGCAATGGTGTGCTGGAAGGTATCAGAATTTGCAGAAAGGGATTCCCAAGCAGAATCATCTACGGTGACTTCAAGCAAAGGTGAAATATCTCAAAATCTacatttttattttccattccAATATGCTGTTCAAAATATTTAGTTCCAATAAAAATCACTTATAATATGTATAAAACTCCCATGCAACAGGTACAGAATTCTAAATGCAAGTGCCATTCccgaaggccagttcattgacagcAAGAAGGCGTCTGAGAAATTACTGGGATCCATTGATGTAGATCATGCCCAGTACAAGTTTGGACACACTAAGGTAATCATGTTGAATGTGTAAGTTTTGTAATGTGAAATAACAAGATGAATCAACAATATAGTTTTGAATGTAATCTTAGGCACAGGTGATTTGAAAAGCATCTTTGTTAATATGTAAGTGGATAAATGAGGCAAGTACAATTCCACTAAATCTGCTCCATTCAGTACTGTAAAATACTTATTCTATGTTGACATTCTGATACATATTTTTATGAACAAAAAAACAGTTTAAACTGTGCTCCTAAAATGTTTATGTTTTCAGAATTAAATACTGAAACAGATCCCTTACTTTGTTTAAGGTGTTCTTCAAGGCTGGTCTCTTAGGTGCACTTGAAGAGATGAGAGATGAAAAGTTGGCAGCCCTCATTACCCGCACTCAAGCTATGTGCAGAGGCTTTTTAATGAGGGTTGAATTTAAGAGAATGATGGAAAGGAGGTAAATACCTAAAAATATATTTGCACATGAACAAATTTTATACAGGAATATAGCATTTTAATGCATGAACAGAATATTGCTCTAATCTTTGTTCATTTTACCATGGCCTTTAGGGAAGCACTGTTCACTCTGCAGTACAACATCCGTTCATTCACCAATGTCAAACACTGGCCATGGATGCAACTGTACTTTAAGATCAAACCTCTCCTGAAGAGTGCTGAAACTGAAAAGGAAATGGCAAATATGAAAGATGACTTTGAGAAAACCAAGGAGGCACTTGCCAAATCTGAAGCACGGAAGAAGGAATTAGAAGAGAAAATGGTGGCTCTTGTGCAAGAAAAGAATGATCTCCAACTTCAAGTCCAATCGGTATCTACATTGGCTATCTTTGCATGGTTATGCATGTATACAAAACACATGGCCTGGTATAATTCATTATATCTTTACTGCAGGAAGGTGAAACGCTGGCAGATGCAGAAGAAAGATGTGAGGGGTTGATTAAAAATAAGATTCAACTAGAGGCTAAAGCGAAGGAAGCTAATGAAAGATTGGAAGATGAAGAGGAGATGAATGCTGAGCTGACAGCTAAGAAAAGGAAACTGGAGGATGAGTGCTCAGAACTGAAGAAAGATATTGATGACTTGGAGCTCACATTAGCCAAAGTTGAAAAAGAAAAACATGCCACTGAGAACAAGGTATTTAAGGGTGATCTTGATGTCAAGTTGATACACTACTCATGAATGATTTCTGATGATTACATGTCATTattctgtttattttgttttgctgaaCTTAGGTTAAAAACCTCACTGAAGAGATGGCTTGTCTTGATGAAAGCATTGCTAAAATAACCAAGGAAAAGAAAGCTCTCCAGGAGGCCCACCAGCAGACCTTGGATGATCTCCAGGCTGAGGAAGACAAAGTCAACACTCTGACCAAAACAAAGACTAAGTTGGAACAACAAGTTGATGATGTGAGTATTTTAAACCATAACtaaatcaaatattttttttacaattatCATTGTTTGAAGACAGTTCTAATAAAACATACTGTTTCTTAAAAAGCTTGAAGGTTCTCTGGAGCAGGAGAAGAAACTCCGCATGGATCTCGAGCGTGCTAAGAGAAAGCTTGAAGGTGACTTGAAGCTGTCTCAAGAAGTAACAATGGACTTGGAGAATGACAGGCAGCAACTGGATGAGAAACTAAAG is part of the Rhinoraja longicauda isolate Sanriku21f chromosome 6, sRhiLon1.1, whole genome shotgun sequence genome and harbors:
- the LOC144594729 gene encoding myosin-4-like; the encoded protein is MGDAEMAVFGKAAPFLRKTDKERVEAQSRPFDAKTCCYAPDPKELFAKAIIKSREGGKATVEFLEDKRTATVKDDEVLQMNPPKYDKVEDMVMMTHLNEATVLFNLKERYAAWMIYTYSGLFCVTVNPYKWLPVYDPHVVSGYRGKKRQEAPPHIFSISDNAYQAMQTDRENQSILITGESGAGKTVNTKRVIQYFASVAAVVDPKKKEAQTSGKIKGSLEDQIIQANPLLEAFGNAKTMRNDNSSRFGKFIRIHFGTTGKLASADIETYLLEKSRVTFQLKAERSYHIFYQMMTNHKPEIVESCLITTNPYDYPFISQGEITVKSIDDTEELIATDTAIDILGFVTEEKWGIYKLTGAVMHMGNMKFKQKQREEQAEPDGTEDADKVAYLTGLNSADLLKALCYPRVKVGNEFVTKGQTVQQVNNSVGALSKSVFEKMFLWMVVRINQQLDTKQARQYFIGVLDIAGFEIFDYNSLEQLCINFTNEKLQQFFNHHMFVLEQEEYKKEGIEWEFIDFGMDLAACIELIEKPMGIFSILEEECMFPKASDTSFKNKLYDQHLGKSNNFQKPKPVKGKPEAHFSLLHYAGTVDYNITGWLDKNKDPLNETVIGLFQKSSVKLLGTLYVAAPEDSTKKAGKKKGGSFQTVSALFRENLGKLMANLRTTHPHFVRCLIPNETKTPGVMENHLVIHQLRCNGVLEGIRICRKGFPSRIIYGDFKQRYRILNASAIPEGQFIDSKKASEKLLGSIDVDHAQYKFGHTKVFFKAGLLGALEEMRDEKLAALITRTQAMCRGFLMRVEFKRMMERREALFTLQYNIRSFTNVKHWPWMQLYFKIKPLLKSAETEKEMANMKDDFEKTKEALAKSEARKKELEEKMVALVQEKNDLQLQVQSEGETLADAEERCEGLIKNKIQLEAKAKEANERLEDEEEMNAELTAKKRKLEDECSELKKDIDDLELTLAKVEKEKHATENKVKNLTEEMACLDESIAKITKEKKALQEAHQQTLDDLQAEEDKVNTLTKTKTKLEQQVDDLEGSLEQEKKLRMDLERAKRKLEGDLKLSQEVTMDLENDRQQLDEKLKKKEFEISQLQSKVEDEQAMASQLQKKIKELQARIEELEEEIEAERAARAKTEKQRADLSRELEEISERLEEAGGATSAQIEMNKKREAEFQKMRRDLEESTLQHEATSAALRKKQADSVAELGEQIDNLQRVKQKLEKEKSELKMEIDDLASNMESVSKAKVNLEKVSRTLEDQVSEMKTKHDEHQRLINDLSTHKARLATENGELNRQVEEKEALVSQLTRGKQGYTQQLEELKRQLEEETKAKGALAHALQSARHDCDMLREQYEEEMEAKAELQRGMSKANSEVAQWRSKYETDAIQRTEELEDAKKKLAQRLQDAEEHIEAVNSKCASLEKTKQRLQNEVEDLMIDVERANSAAAALDKKQRNFDKVLADWKQKYEESQAELEAALKESRALSTEIFKMKNAYEESLDHLETLKRENKNLQQEISDLSEQLGESSKALHEMEKAKKTAEQEKSEIQSALEEAEASLEHEESKILRIQLELNQVKSEVDRKIAEKDEEIDQVKRNHQRVVDTMQSALESEVRSRNDALRIKKKMEGDLNEMEIQLGHANRQASEAQKHLRNIQGQLKDTQLHLDDACRSQEDLKEQLAMVERRSGLQQAEIEEMRAALEQTDRARKIAEQELIDVTERVQLLHSQNTSLINTKKKLDADLNHIQTEMEETIQESRNAEEKAKKAITDAAMMAEELKKEQDTSAHLERMKKNLEQTVKDLQHRLDEAEQLAMKGGKKQLQKLESRVRELENELEAEQKRGADAIKGVRKYERRVKELSYQSEEDRKNVLRLQDLVDKLQMKVKAYKRQSEESEEQANVHLSKFRKVQHELEEAEERADIAESQVNKLRTKTREITIKVQEKVFKMLIYINMEE